In Myxococcales bacterium, the DNA window GACGATCTCGACGCGTTCCAGATTTTGCACAATGCACGTTATTTGCTGCTGATCGAGCGCACGATCGGGTCGTTCTGGCAGCGCATCGGGTGGGGGACCTGGCACAACCTGAAGGAGAACGTGGACGCGCAGCACCTCGTGCGCGAAAACCACGTCGAGTACCTTCGGCCCGTGGCGGGGACGGGGGAGGTGCGGGTGCGGATTTGGCTCGAGAAGCTCGGGCGCACGAGCCTCGTGTTCGGCTTCTGCGTGATGCCCATGGACGAGGACGTCGACTACGCGGTCGGCACGCGCGCGCTCGTGCGCATCGACATGGACACGAAGACCCCGACGCCATGGAGCGAAGGGTTTCGGCAGAAGGTGCTCCCCTACCTGCGCAAAGACCGCGACATGCCCACGTGACGTGCCGCCCGCGTCGCGCGCGAGGCTCCGCCAGGCTCGTTTGGACCTCACGCGCGCGGCGGTGAGGCGTCACGCGTGAGCTGGCTCACGGCGACGTGCGGCCGCGGAGGAGCTTCTGACCCGCGAGGTAGGCGCGGTACTCGTTCACGGTGGTGCGCGGGGCGGTGTTGGGGGTGCGGCAGGTGCCGGGCTTCGCGTCGGCGGCGCAGCCCTTCTTGACCCACGCGCACGTCTTCTTTTGGGGCACGCCGTTCACGCGCGTGCAGCGAAACTCGTGCTGGAGCCCGCAGCCGGCCTTGTCGCACTCGAGGGCGAACTCGCGCGCCGTGCGCTGCGAGGTGAAGGGGTTGTCCTCCGCGACGGCGGCCTCGAGGTCGGCCTTGCAGCGGTCGAACCACGTCGGGTCCGTGGACCGCGTGCAGAACCAGTCGGCGAGCACGGCCTTCATGTCGTCGTCCGACGAGGCCGCGTCGAGCGTGCGATCCGACATGAACGCGTGCAGGCTCCTCGCCATGCCCTTCTCACAGGTCTTCGAGGGGTCGTCGAAGTCGCAGAAGAATTTGTAGTACGAGAGCGTGTACTGAAAGCCGCTCTCCGGGTCGGCCCACACGCCGCGGTAGGGCGCGTCTTGCGGCTTCATGCGCACGCAGGCCCCGCGCCAGCACCCGGGCGCCGAGCGGTCACCGAAGCTCTTGTCGTTCTTGACGGCGCGCGTGAGGCCCGCCGGGAAGAAGCCGTCGTCGCCGATGTAGTACTTGCCGTCGCTCATGAGCTCTTGGAAGTTCGTGCCCGTGAGCGCGCCCGACACCGGCACGCGGAGCATCTTCGACATCTTCGAGGCGGCCTCGACGCCGCCGTTGCAGCCGTTCAACGTCACGTACGGATCACGCGAGCGATCGAAGTTGTCGGCGAGCACGCCCACGCTCGAAGGATCGAGCACACGGCCGTCGCCCGCGGTGGCCTCGAGCAGCGCGCCGAACGGCGACGAGTGCCCGAAGAAGTCGATGCTGGCGATCTTGCGGAACCGGTCCATCGCCGCGACGAGCTTGGGGCCCGAGAGGCGCGTGAGATCCGAGAGCGCCACGGTGCCGAAGGGCTCCTCGGTCACCGCCGTGGAGCCCGTGTTCGCCACGTCGACGGCCTTCGCGTCCTGCGTGATGAAGAGCACGATTTGATCGTTCGGGTAGAGCTGCGCGTACCTTCGCGCGCGCCCGGCGGCGGCGAACATCGGCAAGTTCCCGAGCTTGTCCGAGTCGCCCACGAGCAAGATGCGGCTCGGCTTCGTCAGGTCGATGGAGCCGCGTTTGTCGAACGTCGCGACGAGGTTGTCCTCGCTGTCGCCCGTCTCTTCGGTGGGATCCCCCGCCTCGGCCGAGCACCCGAGGGCCGAGAGACCGAGCGCGAAAGGGAGCACGACCGAAGCGAACCGTCGAAGGAGGGCCATGTAGGACAAGAGAGCACGACGTGTGCCAACTCAACGGGCCGAAATGCTTGGGTTTTGGAGCAGGCGGGCCCGAGGCTCGAGGGCCCGGAGCGTTCCATGATCCACCCCACCCGATCCAGGCGATCGCGCCGGCCGCCCGCGACGAGCGATGGCCCCGAGGGTGCTAGCGCTTCTTGCGGCGCTTGTTGTGGCTCGAGACGAGGTGCTCGTAGTCGGGGGGCTCGGAGAGCGCCTCGTTGCGGTAGGCCTCCGCGGCCTTCGGGGCGTGCTCGGGGAGCTTCTCGACCATGGCGACGAGCTCGGAGAGCGCCGCGATGTTGCGCGGCTTCGCCCACGTCTCGATCGACTCGGAGAGCTCGTCGATGCGAATGCCACGGAGGTGCCCACGTCGGCCGAGCTCGGCGTAGCTCCGCGCGAGGCCGTCGCCGTCGAACCTGTGCTGCACCACGAGCTCGACGGCCACGCGCAGCACGCTCTCGGCGGGGAGGCGCCCGTCCTCGAAGAGCACGAAGGCGGCCTGGAGGTAGTTGTAGAAGGGCACGACGTGCGGGCCGTACACGCGAAAATCCTCGGGCGGGGACTGGCCCTCGAGGTGGATGAGCACACGCTCGACCACGGTGCGCTTCGTGACCACGTCGGCGAGGTGCAAGATCTCTTCGCCCACGTCCTCGTAGACACGGCCACGCTCGCACACGCGCGCGAGCAGCTCACGCGACACGCGCCCCGCCACCACGTCGCCGTAGAGGGAGTACACGAACGCGTCGGCCTCGGCGTCGTCGCCGACGAGCGTCTCGAGGACACCGGCCTCGGCCACCTCGGGCGCGGCGCCTGCGCAGCTCGCGAGGAGCGCGGGGAGCTTGTACCCGAGCTGATCACGGAGCGCGCGGAACCGGAGGCGCAGCACGTTCTTGAGGTTCGGCTTGAGCGTGAAGCTTTGCCACTGGATGCCGTCGAGGCGGAGCTTGTCCTCGAGGCGCGAGCGCATCTGCTCGGGGCTGCCCGAGAGGATGTGCACGGCGACCCCGGCCTGCCCCATCTCGCGCAGGAGCGTGGACGCGCCGGGGTTCGTGCGCTTCTCGTCGGCGCGCTCGAGCGCGGTGCGAATGAGGTCGCGGACGGTGTCGAACTCGGTGCGGAGGTAGGTCTTGTCGAGGTCCCACCGGGCGATGTGGAAGGGCACCTGCGTCACGGCTTCACCTTGGTGGGGGCCTTCGCGGGCTTCGCCTTGGGGGCCTTCGCGGCGGTGGACTTCGTGGGCGCCGCGCGGCGCACGACCTTGCGCGGGGGCAAAATGTCCGACTCGGTGGCGATGCGCTTCGCGAGGAAGATGGCCGCGTCGAGCTTCTGGAAGGAGCGGGCGCGGTAAAACCGCAGGGCGTTCTCGTTGTTCTCGGCGACCTCGAGCACGAGGTGCGTGCAGCCGTTCACCTTCGCGATGTGCTCCATCTGCTCGAGCACGAAGCTGCCGATGCCGAGCCCCTGATGCCCGGGGTGGACCGCGATCTCTTCGACGAAGAGCGGCTTCATGTCGCGGTTCGTGAAATACCGGAGGTTCATCCAGTTGTCGGACCCGGAGATCTCGAACGCGCACTCGGCGTAGCCCACGATCTCGCTGGTCTTTCCGTGCCGGAGCTCGAAGAGGAGCTGAACGATGCCCTCTTCTTCGTAGACTTCCATGAAGCGCGTCTTCGAGCGCGGCCGCTGGTACTCGACGGTCTCTCGGTTGACGTCACGGAAGCAGAGCTTCAAGAACTCCCACGTCTTCGGCAGATCGCGCCGGTGGATGCGGCGAACATGGATCGTGCCCTCGTCGGCGCGCGGGGTCTTCCGGGGAGCTTTGCCCTTGGCCGGCTTGGGCTCGGGGGCGATGGGCTCGGGGGCAGGCGACTTCATGCCCGGGCAGTGTACCCGCTTTCGCCCGCGCCTTGCCAAGTCGCGCCGCGCGCGCGTGTGTTTCTCGCGCTCAGCGGTGCGGCGTGGCCTCGTGAGGCACCTTGCACGCGGGCACGGCGCCGCCCTCGCACGAGGCGCCGCCGATGTCTTTGCAGGCTACACGTACGCGGCGCCCGAACGCGCAGTACGAGAGCACGCCGGCGTCGCAGCGGGCGGGGTCGTCGGACGCGCAATCGGGCACGCCGCGGACGTAGCACCCCGCGGCCTTCCCCTCGCCCTCGCAGCGGAGGCCGAAGGAGCCGCAGTCGGACACCTCGACGGTGCCCTTGTCGTTCCCGCGGGGACCGGCGCACGTGATCAGTCGATCCCCCTCGCAGTACCGCGCCCCCGGAGCCGAGCAGCGCGGCGCTCCGTCGACCTCGCACGACGCACGCGACGAGCCGTCGGTCTCGTTTCGGACCCGGCAGGTCGTCCCCGCGGGGCACACGGTCCGATCGGCCGCGCCGTCTTGGCAGGTGAGCACGGCGCGCGCCCCGTCGCACCGCGACTCGGGCGCCGAAGCGGGGCACAACCTCTCGGAAACACACGCGTTCTCGGAGAGCCCACCGGGGTGCTGCACGAGCCGGCAGGTGCCGCCGAGGGTGCCGCAGTCGGTGCGCTCGGCCTCGTTCGCGTCGTCGCCGCACTCGACCCGCACGTTGCCGTCGCACCCCGTGGCCTGCCCCGGGTGCGCCGCGCAGAACGCACGCGCGGCCGGATCTCCCGCGGCCTCGCACGCGTGGATCGCGTCGCAAGTGGACGCGCGCGCCATGCACCCGAGCACGCGCGACGCACCCGCCGCGCGGCCTACGAGCGCCGCCGAGACGCAGCGGGCGGGATCCCGAGCGTCACCGCTCTCGTGACCGTGGGCGCAGCTCGCACGCAGCGCGCAGGCACGCACGGCGTCGCCGAGCCACGATGGATCGGCGACCGACGGCCGCGGCGGCTCGGGGGGCGTGCACGCGAAGGCCGCGGCCACGAGCGCGAGAGCAGGAGGGAGGCGCCGCATCGGAGGAGGAAACCTCACGGTCGCGCAGGAGCCGCGATCGACTTCTTCATCTCTTCGAGCGACAGGAGGAGGTCCTTGGCGCCCGAGGCGAACGCGAGCTCGAGGGCCTCGCCCAAGTAGCGCTGCGCCTCTTTCACGCGGTCGCGACCGAGCGCGACCTGGGCGAGCGCGCCGAGCACGCGGGCCCTCTCGGCGCCGCTCGGGCCGGCCATGTCGAGCGCCTCGCGGAGCACACCTTCGGCGTCCGTGAACTGACCGGACTGCGTGAGCGCTTGCCCGAGCTTACGCGCGAAGATGAGCACCGCGCGCATGGGATCCTCGAGCTCACCGCGGAAGAGCTCCCGGCGCGCGAGCTCGAGGCCGCGGCGGAGCGCCGTGATCGTGCCGGGGGTGTCTCCGCGGGCGGCCGCGCGCGAGCTCACGCGCTCGAGCAAGATGAGGGCCTCGAAGGTGTTCTGCGCGAAGAAGAGGTGCACCGCGCGCGCCTCGATGGGAGCGCCGATGTCCTCGCCGAGCTCGGCCGCCGCGCCATGCAGCTCGCGACGAACCGCCGCGGGGATGGTGGCGAGCACGACGTCGCGCAAGAGCGGGTGGCTCGTGCGGTAGGTGCCCTTGTGCTCGATGACCATGCCGGCCGACTCGAGGGCCGTGAGGGCCTCGTCGACGCGGGTGCCTCCGGAGACGAGGCGCACGAGCATCTCGCCGGTGCACTCGTCGCCGTAGACGCAGATCGCCTGGATGACCTTGCGCGCGTCGCCCGAGAGGCGCTCGACGCGGGCCGCGATGATGTCGCCGAGGCGGCTCGGGGGCTTTCCGCCTTGTTCGCGCGTGAACCGAAGGAGCTGATCGACGTAGAGCGGCGCGACCCCGCGCGTGACCTGCGCCATCGTCGGCTTGCTCACAGGGCCGCTCGCCGCGCCACCGAAGCGCGCCACCAGCGCGGGCGAGAGGCCATCGAGCACGCGCGCCGAGGCCGTGCTCGCGGGCCAACCCGGATCGTACCCGGGCGTGTAGCTGACGACGAGCAGCGCCGGCACGAGCGGCGGCTCTCCCACGGCGTCGGCGAGGGCCGAGCGGCTCGCGCCGTCGACGAGGTTGAGGTCGTCGACGCACAAGACGACCTTCTTGCCGCCCGCGCGCTCGCTCGCGCGCACGATCGCCCACCTCAGCGCCTCGGCGATGACGAAGCGACGCTCGATGTGGGACAGGCCCGGGAGGAGATCCCCCGTGGCGAACACGTCGGCGAGGCCGCGCTTGGCCTCGGGGCCGGCCGAGGCCCAGTCTTTGGCGGAGCCGCCGTCGCTAGGGAGGCCCGCGAGGCCGACGATCGCCTTGCGGATGGCGAAGTAGCCGACCTCGGCCCAGAACGGGTCGGGGCCCGTCTCGACCACGACGTGCCCTTCGGCCCGACCGCGCGCGAGGAACTCGCCGAGCAGGCGGCTCTTGCCGAGGCCCGGCTCTCCGACGACACGCGCGCCGACGAGGGACGATTTGGCGTCCGCGAGGCGATCGGCGAGCCAGGCGAGGTCTTCTTCGCGGCCCATGAAGGGCAGCGGGAACTTCACGACCTCTTCGCCGAGGGCCTTCACGCCCTCGGACGACGGACGCGCGACGGGGGGCGCCGGTGGCGGGGTGTCGAGCGCGACACGCGCTTGGAGCGAGGCGCCGCACTCGCCGCAGAACTTCTGCTTCTCGGCGTTCATGGCGCCGCACGTGCCGCACACGATGCCGCCCTGCGGGGCGCGCGTGTTGCGGTTCTCGAGCGACGCGAGGGCGCGGGCGAGGGCGTCCGAGAAGGCGTCGGCGTTCTCGTAGCGTTGGTCGGGCGACTTCGCGAGCGCGCGGAGGCAGACGTCGACGAGGGCGTCGGGGATCTTTCGCTCGGGCGCGACGTCCCGCGGGTCTTGCGGCTCCTGCGAGAGGTGCATGAGCACGACCTGCGTGGGCGACTCGGCCTCGAACGGGATCTTGCCGGTGAGGAGCTGGTAGAGGATGACGCCGACGCCGTAGAGGTCGCTCCTCGCGTCGAGCGCGTCGCCGCGGCCCTGCTCGGGGCTCATGTACTCGGGCGTGCCGCAGACGATGCCCGGGCTCGTGATGCCGGGCATGGAGTCGACGCGGATCTTGGCGAGCCCGAAGTCGACCACCTTGACGAAGTCGCCGCCGGAGCGCGTGGGCTCCAAGATGATGTTCTCGGGCTTGAGATCGCGGTGGATGATCTCGATGTGGTGCGCCTCGGAGAGCGCCGCGAGCACCTGGCGGAGGATGCTGACCACACGCCGGAACGGGAGCGGGCCCTCGTCGTACTGGACGCGGGCCAGGTCTTTCCCGCGCAAGAACTCCATGACGAGGTAGAGCTGGCCGTCCTCGGTCTTGCCGAAGTCGATGACGCCGACCGAGTTCGGGTGGTTCAGGCGGCTCGCCGCGCGCGCCTCGGTGATGAAGCGGGCGGCCGCGTTCTCTTCGCCGATGAGGTGCGGGTGGATGATCTTCACCGCGACGGTGCGGCTCAGCGCGACCTGCTCGGCGCGGTACACGCGCCCCATGCCACCGACGCCGATGAGCTCGAAGATCACGTAGCCACCCGGCAAGGTGCGCCCGATGAGCGGATCCTCGGGGCTCTTGACCGCGCCAAGGTTGCACCCGCACGTCGGGCAGAAGCGATGCGTCTCGTCGCACGGAGTGCTGCACTGGGGGCAGATACGCATGGCCCGACCTACGCTACCTTTTCGAGAACGTGAGGGAAAGGGTGCGTGGAGCCCCCTCGCCCGCCGCTCGCCCGCCGCGCCCTCGCCATACCCGACGAAGCCCTGCCCTCGGGTCCCGAAGCGCGAATCGTGCTCGCTTTCGGCGCGAACCCGCTGACACATCGAGCGTCACACTGTTCGGGCGTTGCCTGAACGGGGATGGCGTCTCAGAAGGCTTCGTTGATCTGGATGTAGAAGTTGGGCTCGCCCTCGTTCGACACGCCCACGTCGAAGCGGCCGTTCAAGCGCTCGTCGCGGTCGAACATGAAGCGGAGGCCTCCGCCGGCGGCGCCCTTGATGTCCTTCAGTTTGAAGTCGAGGAGGCTCGGGGCCACCATGCCGACGCTCCCGAACGCGACCCCGCCGAAGCGCCAGGCGATCGGGAAGCGGTACTCGGCCTGCGTGATGACCGCGTTGTTGTCGCGGAAGCGCCCCTCGAAGTAGCCGCGCATGCGGAACTGGCCGCCGAGGACCGGCAAGTGGCTGAAGGGCACGTCCCAGTAGGTCGACGCGCCGTAGGCTTGGATGGCGAGGGTGTGCCCGAACCAGAGCGGGAGGTACTTGCGCACGTCGACCGTGAAGAGCGAGTACGAGTGCGTGCCGCCGAGCGCCTCGGCGTAGAACATGCCCTGGACGGCCGCGTACGCGCCCTTTCGCGTGGAGAAGTAGTTGTCGCGCGAGTCGTACACGAAGCGGAAGCCGAGGCCGGTGACGAACGAGCCGCCACGCCCGAGCACGTTCGGGTTCCGCGCGAGCTGGCCGTCGGCCTTCTCGAGGTCGGTGATGGTGATCTCTTCGGCGTGCGCCTGAAGGCCGAAGTACGCGTACGGAGCGAGCTGGCGCGAGAGGCCGAGGCGGCCGCGCACGAGCGTGTAGTTGAAGGCCTCGTCGCCGTGCTTCAGCGTGTTCGGCCCGATGCCCCAGAACCTGTCGAAGAGCTTTTCGTAGCTGAACTCGGACTCGAGCAAGAAGCGCCCGTGGTCCATGTAGATCGTGGGCGTGACCTGGAAGAGGAGCTGCTTGTTGACGGTGTAGATGAAGTCGCCGTCGACGTTCGAGGGGCGATCTTCGAGCTTCTCCCCGGGGAGGCGGAAGAAGAGGAACCCGGCGATGCCCGCGGCGAGCTTGGTCTCGGGCGAGTAGTAGACGGCCGGGACCGCGAGGCCGCCGTAGCTCCGGCGCTCGTCTTTTTTCTGAGGTTTGGTGCGCGTCGAGCCGCCTTCGCTCACCGTCTTCGTGCCCTGCGCCGCCGCGCGCGACGGCAGCACGAGCGCCGCGGAGACGAGCGCGAGCGCGGCGAGGCCGAGGGAGCGGCTCAAAAAACGAACTCCGGCAGGTAGATTTGGAAGCCCAAGATGAGGCCGAAGTCGGACAGGTCGACGCGCGT includes these proteins:
- a CDS encoding acyl-CoA thioesterase, whose protein sequence is MSTISAGVRFHENVHGIYFDDLDAFQILHNARYLLLIERTIGSFWQRIGWGTWHNLKENVDAQHLVRENHVEYLRPVAGTGEVRVRIWLEKLGRTSLVFGFCVMPMDEDVDYAVGTRALVRIDMDTKTPTPWSEGFRQKVLPYLRKDRDMPT
- a CDS encoding GNAT family N-acetyltransferase; translated protein: MKSPAPEPIAPEPKPAKGKAPRKTPRADEGTIHVRRIHRRDLPKTWEFLKLCFRDVNRETVEYQRPRSKTRFMEVYEEEGIVQLLFELRHGKTSEIVGYAECAFEISGSDNWMNLRYFTNRDMKPLFVEEIAVHPGHQGLGIGSFVLEQMEHIAKVNGCTHLVLEVAENNENALRFYRARSFQKLDAAIFLAKRIATESDILPPRKVVRRAAPTKSTAAKAPKAKPAKAPTKVKP
- a CDS encoding protein kinase, which gives rise to MRICPQCSTPCDETHRFCPTCGCNLGAVKSPEDPLIGRTLPGGYVIFELIGVGGMGRVYRAEQVALSRTVAVKIIHPHLIGEENAAARFITEARAASRLNHPNSVGVIDFGKTEDGQLYLVMEFLRGKDLARVQYDEGPLPFRRVVSILRQVLAALSEAHHIEIIHRDLKPENIILEPTRSGGDFVKVVDFGLAKIRVDSMPGITSPGIVCGTPEYMSPEQGRGDALDARSDLYGVGVILYQLLTGKIPFEAESPTQVVLMHLSQEPQDPRDVAPERKIPDALVDVCLRALAKSPDQRYENADAFSDALARALASLENRNTRAPQGGIVCGTCGAMNAEKQKFCGECGASLQARVALDTPPPAPPVARPSSEGVKALGEEVVKFPLPFMGREEDLAWLADRLADAKSSLVGARVVGEPGLGKSRLLGEFLARGRAEGHVVVETGPDPFWAEVGYFAIRKAIVGLAGLPSDGGSAKDWASAGPEAKRGLADVFATGDLLPGLSHIERRFVIAEALRWAIVRASERAGGKKVVLCVDDLNLVDGASRSALADAVGEPPLVPALLVVSYTPGYDPGWPASTASARVLDGLSPALVARFGGAASGPVSKPTMAQVTRGVAPLYVDQLLRFTREQGGKPPSRLGDIIAARVERLSGDARKVIQAICVYGDECTGEMLVRLVSGGTRVDEALTALESAGMVIEHKGTYRTSHPLLRDVVLATIPAAVRRELHGAAAELGEDIGAPIEARAVHLFFAQNTFEALILLERVSSRAAARGDTPGTITALRRGLELARRELFRGELEDPMRAVLIFARKLGQALTQSGQFTDAEGVLREALDMAGPSGAERARVLGALAQVALGRDRVKEAQRYLGEALELAFASGAKDLLLSLEEMKKSIAAPARP
- a CDS encoding BamA/TamA family outer membrane protein encodes the protein MSRSLGLAALALVSAALVLPSRAAAQGTKTVSEGGSTRTKPQKKDERRSYGGLAVPAVYYSPETKLAAGIAGFLFFRLPGEKLEDRPSNVDGDFIYTVNKQLLFQVTPTIYMDHGRFLLESEFSYEKLFDRFWGIGPNTLKHGDEAFNYTLVRGRLGLSRQLAPYAYFGLQAHAEEITITDLEKADGQLARNPNVLGRGGSFVTGLGFRFVYDSRDNYFSTRKGAYAAVQGMFYAEALGGTHSYSLFTVDVRKYLPLWFGHTLAIQAYGASTYWDVPFSHLPVLGGQFRMRGYFEGRFRDNNAVITQAEYRFPIAWRFGGVAFGSVGMVAPSLLDFKLKDIKGAAGGGLRFMFDRDERLNGRFDVGVSNEGEPNFYIQINEAF